Proteins encoded by one window of Hippocampus zosterae strain Florida unplaced genomic scaffold, ASM2543408v3 HiC_scaffold_398, whole genome shotgun sequence:
- the LOC127595099 gene encoding LOW QUALITY PROTEIN: uncharacterized protein LOC127595099 (The sequence of the model RefSeq protein was modified relative to this genomic sequence to represent the inferred CDS: substituted 5 bases at 5 genomic stop codons) encodes MARRVKLNPSQLKKPADAYTNCVFLGPKTLQELSPSPLKLVKIGRAIFQVQPDPSLTGSIGLNKLAREFMRVSMTDEVVVEPFLPDADDPLVFAEVKLELQLPVNDGEPTAIDDALLAKEVTATFKDFIMNEGQSLLLMHKGQQLYLNVSSAKRADMGLGAKRTDCFGVICPETDLEFRVKEGSKIKLSSQRQAGKNIFKQDFKFXDMKIGGLDSELANIFRRAFASRRFPPAMIEKYGIKHVKGMLLYGPPGTGKTLIARQLSKALKAKEPVIVNGPEVFSKFVGESEENVRKLFKPARDDQERLGEDSPLHVIVFDEMDAIAKPRGTSNTGTNTHDTVVNQLLTNIDGVNSLDNILVVGMTNRKDLIDEAVLRAGRFXVHIEVGLPDEAGRQQIFKIHTESMVKNDILSKSVDLAALAKXAKNYTGAEIEAVVKSAASFSMSRTHNLTDFSKKITIDKDHKVEMQDFESALLXVKPLFGMDSERLEVYIRRPLINYGRRFXRIRQVFENTFKQAREGKNTQLSSILLEGVSGSGTTSIAAHAAHSCGFPFVKLVSPEQFVGYSEAGKINAIVKVFEDAYRSRLSCVVLDNLERLIEWVDVGMRFSNVAFQTISVLLGKIPKKAENRLLIIGTTSSAKQLEHLSLPQSFQLRVPVPELDESELAQVFRELGVAKESSVSFARMMREGPVKKALAVLDMVGDEQDSSKFREVLDSFSLA; translated from the coding sequence ATGGCTCGACGTGTGAAGTTGAACCCTTCCCAACTCAAGAAGCCTGCAGACGCCTACACCAACTGCGTGTTTCTGGGCCCGAAGACCCTCCAGGAACTATCCCCCAGCCCCCTTAAGTTAGTCAAAATAGGGCGGGCCATCTTCCAGGTGCAGCCCGACCCCTCTCTGACGGGATCGATCGGGCTCAACAAATTGGCCCGGGAGTTCATGCGAGTCAGCATGACCGACGAAGTCGTGGTGGAGCCCTTTCTGCCCGATGCCGACGATCCTCTGGTGTTTGCAGAGGTGAAGCTAGAACTGCAGCTGCCGGTCAACGACGGTGAGCCCACGGCCATCGATGATGCCCTGCTCGCCAAGGAAGTGACTGCGACCTTCAAAGACTTCATAATGAACGAGGGACAGAGCCTGCTGCTCATGCATAAGGGGCAGCAGTTGTATCTGAACGTGAGCTCGGCAAAGAGGGCGGACATGGGGCTGGGGGCGAAGAGGACTGATTGCTTCGGGGTGATCTGCCCCGAGACGGACCTGGAGTTCAGGGTCAAGGAGGGCAGCAAGATCAAGCTGAGCAGCCAGCGCCAGGCCGGCAAAAACATCTTCAAGCAGGACTTCAAATTCTAGGACATGAAGATCGGcgggctcgactctgagctggCTAACATCTTTCGGCGGGCCTTCGCCTCCAGACGGTTTCCGCCCGCCATGATCGAGAAGTACGGCATCAAGCACGTCAAGGGCATGCTGCTCTACGGCCCCCCCGGCACCGGCAAGACCCTCATCGCCCGACAGCTCAGcaaggccctcaaggcaaagGAACCCGTCATCGTCAACGGGCCTGAAGTCTTCAGCAAATTTGTCGGAGAGTCTGAAGAAAACGTGCGGAAGCTGTTCAAGCCTGCACGCGATGACCAGGAAAGGCTCGGGGAGGACTCACCGCTCCACGTGATCGTGTTTGACGAGATGGACGCCATCGCCAAGCCCAGGGGCACTTCCAACACTGGCACCAACACCCACGACACGGTGGTCAACCAGCTGCTGACCAACATCGACGGGGTCAACAGTCTGGACAACATCCTGGTCGTCGGAATGACCAACCGAAAGGACCTGATCGACGAGGCAGTGCTCCGGGCAGGCCGCTTCTAAGTGCACATCGAGGTGGGCCTGCCAGACGAAGCAGGCCGGCAGCAAATCTTCAAGATCCACACCGAGTCGATGGTGAAGAACGACATCCTGAGCAAGTCTGTGGATTTGGCTGCTCTGGCGAAGTAGGCCAAGAATTACACGGGGGCCGAGATCGAGGCCGTGGTCAAGTCGGCAGCCTCGTTCTCGATGTCCCGGACTCACAACCTGACTGATTTCAGCAAGAAGATCACGATCGATAAGGACCACAAGGTGGAGATGCAGGACTTCGAGTCGGCCTTGCTCTAGGTGAAGCCGCTCTTCGGGATGGACTCCGAGCGGCTGGAGGTGTACATCCGCAGGCCTCTGATCAACTACGGCAGGAGGTTTTAACGCATCCGGCAAGTCTTCGAAAACACCTTCAAGCAGGCCCGCGAGGGCAAGAACACCCAGCTCTCCTCCATCCTGCTGGAAGGCGTCTCAGGCTCTGGCACCACCTCCATCGCTGCCCACGCCGCCCATAGCTGCGGCTTCCCCTTCGTCAAGCTGGTCAGCCCCGAGCAGTTCGTCGGATACAGCGAGGCTGGCAAAATTAACGCGATCGTCAAGGTCTTTGAAGACGCGTACCGGTCCAGGCTGAGCTGCGTGGTGCTCGACAACCTGGAGCGGCTGATCGAGTGGGTGGACGTGGGAATGCGCTTTTCGAACGTGGCCTTCCAGACCATATCGGTCCTGCTGGGCAAAATCCCCAAGAAGGCAGAAAACCGGCTGCTGATAATAGGGACCACGTCCAGCGCCAAGCAGCTGGAGCACCTGTCGCTGCCGCAGTCGTTCCAGCTGCGAGTGCCCGTGCCCGAGCTGGACGAGTCCGAGTTGGCGCAGGTCTTCCGGGAGCTGGGGGTGG
- the LOC127595098 gene encoding glutathione S-transferase Mu 4-like: MAKLVVGYWPLRGLVERVLLLLEYLGLEYELRRVTDPDGWFNKLKLEVMAKNGLANLPYLLDGEKYICESSAIMVHLALKADRPCLLGKTNDEKVEYTALIGFFNDTYSEYIKFAYGKAEDFAAAKADYKKAVDLRVAKLDKLLEGRKYAVGETFTLADILFFDFLSLYEGLLFPGELKAFKTVQEYFERVGSIENIKNYRASDRFMVEPCNGPSAQFSPLKLP; this comes from the coding sequence ATGGCAAAGCTTGTTGTTGGATATTGGCCACTCAGAGGCTTGGTTGAGAGGGTCCTTCTTCTGCTGGAGTACCTGGGCCTTGAGTACGAGTTGCGCCGGGTCACTGACCCAGACGGCTGGTTCAACAAACTCAAGCTCGAGGTCATGGCTAAGAACGGTCTGGCTAACCTGCCCTACCTGCTCGATGGCGAGAAGTACATCTGCGAGAGCTCGGCCATCATGGTGCACCTGGCCCTAAAGGCGGACCGGCCCTGCCTCCTGGGCAAGACCAACGACGAGAAGGTCGAGTACACGGCCCTCATTGGGTTTTTCAATGACACCTACTCCGAGTACATCAAGTTCGCTTACGGCAAGGCCGAGGATTTTGCTGCCGCAAAGGCTGACTACAAGAAGGCCGTGGATCTGAGGGTCGCCAAGCTGGACAAGCTGCTGGAGGGCCGCAAGTACGCAGTCGGCGAGACTTTCACCCTCGCGGACATCCTCTTCTTCGACTTCCTGTCCCTCTATGAGGGGCTGCTGTTCCCCGGGGAGCTGAAGGCCTTCAAGACCGTGCAGGAGTACTTCGAACGGGTGGGCTCAATCGAGAACATCAAGAACTACCGGGCGAGTGACAGGTTCATGGTCGAGCCCTGCAATGGCCCGAGTGCCCAGTTCTCGCCTCTGAAGCTGCCGTGA